The sequence ATGGCCCGGGTTGCAAATCTGCGCTGCTGGACTTGTAGCCATTGATGAACAGATCCACCGAGGACGGCACTGCTGCTTCACCGGCAAATTGTGGCAGCGGATAGGTCACCAGATCCGGGCGCACCGCAAAATCCCGAGAGAACTGCACGCCGCCCAAACGCACCGAACTGCTCCACGGCAACGCACCGCTGATCACGTCACCGGCCTCGTAGGTGAGCATTCGCTCGTCATCGGAGTAACGCCAGGTGGTGTCGTAACGCAGGTAGCCATTGTTCAGCGTGTTGAGTGAATCACCGGACAAGGTGCGCCGGTATTGCCCGGTATTGGACAACGTGCCCCAACTGTCGAACAGCCGCACTTCGTTCCACGCCGCCAGATAAGTGCCGGCATCGTCGGTGTCGTTGAGGTACAAGTCATAGTTGAACAGCGCGCCGAAACTGCTCAATGCCGGAGTGCGCGGGTAAGCCTGGCGATTACCGATGAACTGTTCCGGCAGCCAGTCCGGCGGCACGTCCAGCAGCAGGCGCTGACCGACACTGTCATAGTCGCTGTGCAGCCCCGACAGGCTGTCGAGATCGACCTCGACGGCGAGGTTGTCGGGCAGTTTCATGCCGGTTTCGCGCAACGCCGTCGCCGGTACAAACAAGCGCCCGTCGCGCTGCTGCACCGCCACGACGCGTCCGGTATTCATCTGGTTGACCACCAGTTCCAGAAACAACTGTGCATCACTCACGGCCTCCATGCCGCTGGGCGGCGGCGGCAGATCGCCGGCCCCGGATGGTTGAACGAACATCAGGCAACACGCGCCGGTGATGAACCACAACGGACGCTGAATACGGCGAGCCAATCCCGGGCTCATACACGTTTTACGTCCGTCAATGGACTGAATCCTCCTGATACCGCTTTAGCCGCCGCCAGATGTTGGCGCGACGACTCACTCACTTGGCCGGCGTAATGCTCTGCACCTGCGCCGCACCATTGACCCGCACCTGCAACGCCGACTCATTCGACAGCGCCGCCGGTGCCGGCCAGCGCATCACTGCGCCCGGCAGCACGTAGCCCAACAGCCCTTCGGCCAACGGTTTGCTCTGCCCGGCCTGTTTGATGGCCACGTCGGTCAGTCGCGCATGCACCGCGCCCTGATTGCGCACCTCGACATAAGGCTTGCCGTCCACGGCCACCGTGCGCCAGCTCAACTGCGGCAGGCCCACGCCTTTGGGATCTCGTGCGCGAGTGCTGTCTTCTTTGCTCCACAGCCCGGCGCCATAGGCAAACAGCGGCACCGAGTAACGCATCTGGAAACGGATCGCCGCAGCGGTTTTGCCACCGTCAGCGCTCGCTGGTTGTGCGGAAGGAATTTCATCGATGATGATCCGGTAGGCCAGTTCCTGCCCCGGCGGCACCTCTTTGGTCCGGGTCAGACGCACCAATTGTTTCTGCCCCGGTTCGATCTTCGCCACTGGCGGGCTGCCGATCACGTCGCGCTGATTCTGGTACTGCTCCGCGAAACCGCTCTGGCTCCAGCCGAATACGCGGATCTGCAGATTGGCGGTTTCGCTGCCGCGGTTCTCCAGCCACAGCGCACTGGCCTGTTGATCGGCCTCCAGCACCGGATCGATCGGCCAGATCAGCACCGAACTTGCAGCGTTTACAGAATTCATCCCCAGCATGAGCAAGGCCGCTATCGCGCAAACCCCGAGCGAACGCCCTGACGTGTAACACTGCATAAACCTGCTCCTTGTCGGCAATCCTGACTTCGCCTCACCACGACAGTTGCACCTGCAACACATCGCTGTACGTCCCCCCAGGCTGATTGCCCGGCAACTGCACCTGACCGTAGATTGGCAGGCTGATATTGTTCGCATCGCTGTAAGCCACCGCCACACTCTGGCCAATGCCCAGGCTCTGGCTGTAGGCCGCATCGCGAAACAGCGCATACGCCACCCGCGCACTGCCGCTGTTGACCTGCATGTGCCGGCCGCTGTTGTTGTACTGGCCGCCATCGACGCTCATGTTCAAGGTCACGCCCGGCGTACATTGCAATTGCACGCCCCCCGTCAGCGCGACCTGCACCGTGCCGGTGGCCAACGCTGAACGTGAACCGAAATTCAGCCCGCCGTAGTTCGACACCCCGCCCACCACCAGACATCCCGCGGTGACCGTGGCGCTGACCTGAAAGCTCTGGCTGGTCGCGGCGGTCAGCGGCAGCGGCGCACTCCCCGCACAGAGCAGGAGCAGCGCGGCACAGCCATGACGACGCATGGCATCAGAACGTCAGTTCAACAGCGACGGTGTCGGTGTAAGTCCCCGCTGGCAAACCGGCCTTGCCCACCGCCTGACCGTAGAGGTTCACCGTCTGCGCAACGCCGGTGCTGGCGGCGAGGTTGATCGTCCCGTCAATCGCCAGCAGTTGCGAGTGCCCGGCGTCGGTGTACAAGTCGTACGGCACGTAATTGGCCACCCCGTCGTACAACGCTCGGGTGCCGCCCGGCGACATGCCATCATGGGAACCGGCGCGCACCTTGACCGTCGGCGTAGTGCCGCTGGAGCAGAGAATCGACAGCGCTCCGCCGCCACCGCCCAGCACTTGCCCGGTGGCGGTGGTGAACAGGCTGTTGGCGGTGCCGAAGTTCAACGCACCGAAGTTCAGCCCGGTCGAACCGCCGGCACCGTTAACCTGACAACTGCTGATCAGAATCAGGCTGGAGGTGATCTGGCCGGTGACCGTGGTGGCGGCGTTGACACTGGAAACCAGCGCCAGGCCGAACAGTGACAAACCTATCCTTGATGCAAACGTACGCATGGTGTCCATCCTCTACGGGGTTACCAGTCGAGCGTCACCGTCAGGGTGTCGGTATAGACCCCTGCCGGCACCGCGCGGGTATTCGCCACCACCGAGCCAAATACCGGAATGGGTATCTGCGCAGCGCTGGTGACAGCGAAATTGTGTTGCTGGCCGATGCTGTAGCTCCGGGCGCCGGAGGGATCGACGAACAGCTGATAGGGAATGGTCTGGCGGCCGTTGCTCAGGCGCCGGGTGTTGCCGTCACCGTGGGTACCGCCATCGATGGTGACGGTGAAACCGGTGACCGACGGATTGCAGGCGACGTTGAGCTTGCCGCTGCTGTCGCCATCGAGGCTGGCCTTGATCGGCGCGTTCCAGGTGGGCCCCTGCAGGCCGAAATCGAGGGTACCAAGATTGCTGACCGGGCTGGCGGGACTGGCGTTGTTGGTGACTTCGCAACCGGCAATCAGGATCAGCCGCGCATTGATCTGCCCGCTCATCGCCGCTTGCGCGTCGTCGGCGAGCAATACCAGCGTCCCTGCTACGACCACCATCCAAAGCTTGCCTGTCATTGCGTCCGTCCCTGCTCCTTGATGGTGACTCATCCACCGCGCTCGTCATCGAACGCCTTCCTTGCACGCCCCGCGTCCACCGGGTGCCTGTTGAAACCGTGATCACCAGGTGACCGTCACCTTGACCAGATCCGAGTAACGGCTGACCTGTGGCACTTCGGCCAGCGGCTCGATCCGCGCGTACAACGGTAATTCCACGGTGCCGCTGTCCGGCACCCGCCCGCTGACCGGCACATCCACCACCAGCGGCACCCGCCTGGCCGCGTCCTGATACAAGCGGTACGGAATCGGCTTGCTGCCCGTCGAACCAGCCATGTAGCGGACTTCACCGACCCCGCCATGCAAACCACCGTCGACGCGCATCTGGTACGGCGTGTCCGGGTTGCACTCCAGCCGTGGCAGGCGCTGATTGGTCAACGCCGCGCCCAATGGCCCGGACGGGTCGTCAAGGCGCGCAGTGCTGCCGAAGTCGAGCACACCCAGTTGCTCGATGCCGGCGCCACGCTGCTGGCCGATCAACTGGCAGCCACGCTGCACGTCAACGCGCACTTCGACCTGAAGATCCGCCGCATAGACGGGCGCAACGAGCACACCCAGCAATCCCATGACCACCTGTACTTTCACTGCGCCGTTCCTTGTCAGCGATCGCTTGCGACGTCGTTTCTGTGATTGAGGTTAGCAACGGTCGACGATTCCGCCAGTCGATTGGATCCATGGATCGCCCGGGATATGTTTCGAAAGGTTGGCAAGTGGTCGGGCCAACTCGCTAAAAATAGCTGTACGCACCAGACAAAATCGTCCAATAACCGCCCACTCTCGATTCGTCGCGGTGGCTGGCGAACTCGGCGTCTGGTTACACTACGTCGCCGCGCTTCCGGGAGCCGGTTCTACGAATACGGAGACGCCCACAGTGCCTGCCCAACCGCCGAAACGATCGCGACTGACCCAGCGCTGGCCGGCGTTGCGCCGCTGGTTCGGCAAGGGTTTACCAGCCAGCGCCGGGCATGACGCCAGTGCCCAGTCGATCCGCGATTACTTCCGGCACAAAGCCAGCGCTCAGGGCTACACCCTCAGCCACAGCCAGCAGCACGTCATCGATTGCATGGCGCAACAGGCCAGTCTGCTGTTTGGCGCCAGTAGCCGAACCGCGCCGAGCCTGTATCTGTTCGGTGCCGTCGGACGTGGCAAGAGCTGGCTGCTCGACGGTTTTTTTCATGCCTTGCCGATCACCCAGAAACGACGCCTGCATTTCCATCAGTTCTTCGCGCAATTGCATCAAGGCATGTTCAGCCATCGCGCGCAGGACGATGCCCTCGAAGTGACCCTCGACGAACTGCTGGAGGATTGTCGGGTGCTGTGTTTTGACGAGTTTCATGTGCATGACATCGGCGATGCCATGCTCATCACCCGGCTGTTCAAGGCATTGTTCAAACGGCGGATTCTGCTGCTGGTGACCTCCAACTATGCGCCCGAGGGCCTGCTACCCAATCCGCTCTATCACGCCCGTTTCAAACCGGTGATCGAGCTGATCAACGCGCACATGCAAGTGATGGAAGTCGGCGGCCCGCATGATTACCGCAGTCACACACGCCACTCTGCGCAGCAGATATTCACTCAGGGGCATTACGTGTGGCCCGCCACGCCCGCACAACGCGCCGCGCTGGAGCTGCCGCCTGCAGATGCGCCAGCCATCAGGTTAGCGGTTGGCACCCGACAGTTTCAGGCGCGGCTGTGTGACGCACGGCGTGTCGGTTTTACCTTCAGCGATCTGTGCGAACAGCCGACGGCGGTCATGGATTATCTGGAATTGTGTCGACGTTTCGACCGCTGGATCATTGATGATCTACCCGAGCTGGGAGAGTGCTCGATCGCTGCGCAACAACGCTTCATCAACCTGATCGACGTGCTGTACGACCAGGACAAACACCTGACGCTGCTCGGTCGACTGCCGTTGCGTGAAAGCCTCGACGGCCATGCCATTGACCTGGCGCGCACACGCAGCCGGTTGGGGCAATTGCAAGAGATACACGATAACGACTGACCACACAGCTCATGTGGGAGCGAGCCTGCTCGCGAAGACGGGGTGTCAGTCAATACATAAGAGGCCGACATTCCGCTTTCGCGAGCAGGCTCGCTCCCACAAAAGGCATCTGAAGTTTCGCCACCTACCCAATTTCAAATCCGGGTATTGCCGTTATCATGTCGCCCATCCTCAGCGCCCCAGCGTCGCTCCACTGATCAATAGCGAACACCAACATGCACACCCTTGCTCAATTACGCGCCGGCGAGTTGTCGGGCATCACGCGACTGGACCTGTCTTGTGGCCTGACCGAATTCCCGCGCGAGATTTTCGACCTGGCCGACACGCTGGAAATCCTCAACCTCAGCGGCAACGCCCTGAGCAGTCTGCCGGATGACTTGCACCGTCTGACGCGCCTGCGCGTGCTGTTCTGTTCCGACAACCCGTTCACTGAACTGCCGGCCTGCCTCGGCCAATGCGCGGCGTTGACGATGATCGGTTTCAGGGCCAATCGCATCGTCAACGTACCCGGTGCTGCCTTGCCGCCACAGCTGCGCTGGCTGATCCTGACCGACAACTGCATCGAACACCTGCCGAACGAACTGGGTGAACGTCCTGCCCTGCAGAAACTCATGCTGTCCGGCAACCGTCTGCAAACGCTGCCATCCTCCCTGAGCAACAGCCATAGGCTGGAGCTGCTGCGCATTTCCGCCAACCGCCTGACCGAACTGCCGCAGTGGCTGCTCGCGCTGCCGAGCCTGAGCTGGCTGGCCTACGCCGGTAACCCGCTGGAAACCGAGGCGGACGCCGCCGCGCTGCAGGCGACGGCGCAAATCCCCTGGTCGGCGCTACGTCTGGAGCAACGCTTGGGTGAAGGCGCCTCGGGGGTGATTTCCCGGGCGAGCTGGCAGCGCGACGATGGCTCAGTGACGCCGGTCGCGGTGAAACTGTACAAGGGTGAAATGACCAGCGACGGCTCGCCGCTGCACGAAATGAATGCCTGCATCACCGCAGGTCTTCATCCCAATCTGATCCGCATCGAAGGGCGCATCAGTGACCATCCCCAGGGCCAGCAGGGATTGGTGATGCAACTGATCGATCCGTCGTTCAGCAACCTCGCCGATCTGCCAAGCCTGGCATCCTGCTCGCGAGATGTGTATGCCGATGATTGCCGATTCGGCGCCGATGTTGCGCTGAACATTGCCAAAGGCATCGCTTCGGCAGCCGATCACTTGCACCAGCAAGGCATCACCCATGGCGACCTCTACGGGCACAACATTCTGCTGAACGAGCGCGGCGATTGCCTGCTTGGGGATTTTGGCGGGGCGTCGTTCCATGCAGTCGCCGACACAGTAGAAACGCGCGCGTTGCAACGCATCGAAGTGCGTGCGTTCGGGATTTTGCTCGGGGAATTGCTGGCGCGCATCGACTCGGGGTTGAGTGATGAGCGGCGTCGGGCTCTTGAGGAACTGGAGCGACGTTGCTGTCAGGCGGATGTGCTGGCGCGGCCGGGGTTTGCTGAGGTCATGAAGCAACTTGAAGATCTGTGACCGCTGCGCGGTCAATCGCTGGCAGGCTAGCTCCCACACTGGATCTGTGGCGTTCACAAATCCCCTGTGGGAGCTAGCCTCCTAGCGATGAGGCCATCACTGAAGAAACAGATCAGCCCGCCAGGCCGACAAACATGTCCTGCACGTCATCATGGTTGTCGAGGCCTTCGAGGAACGCTTCAACTTCAGCCATCTGCTCATCGCTCAAACCGCTGACCGGGTTCTTCGGCTGGTAACCCAGCTTGGCCGACAGCACGGTGAAGCCTTGCTCTGGCAGCGCCTTCTGCACCGAATCCAGATCGGTAGGATCGGTCAGAAACAGCGTCGCGCCGTCTTCGCCCGGCTCGAAATCCTGAGCACCGGCTTCAATCGCGGCCATTTCCGGATCGGCGTCCGGGGAGTCCGGCGAGGCTTCGATCATGCCGACGTGGTTGAAGTCCCAGGCCACGGAGCCTGAGGCACCCAGTTGGCCTTTACGGAACGCTACGCGGATTTCGGCGACGGTACGGTTGATGTTGTCGGTCACGCACTCGACGATCAGCGGCACCTGGTGCGGGGCGAACCCTTCGTAGGTGACGCGATGGTATTGCACGGTTTCACCCAGCAGACCGGCGCCTTTCTTGATCGCGCGATCCAGGGTTTCTTTTGGCATCGAGGCTTTCTTGGCCTGTTCGACCACCAGACGCAGGTGTGCGTTGGTGGTGGTATCGGCACCGTTGCGGGCAGCGATGGTGATTTCCTTCACCAGTTTGCCGAAGATCTTGCCCTTGGCGTTAGCTGCCGCTTCTTTGTGTTTAACCTTCCACTGTGCGCCCATTACTCACTCTCTTGATCTGTGGCGCCGAGACATCTATTGGCCGACGCGTGGCGCCAAGTTTATACGGCCTAAAGTCGGCAATCGACCAAAAAAATGCAATGCAGAATCGACATCTTCACTAGAGCTTGTAGGGGGATTCTGAAAAACGGCTTTGACATGACCATTCAGCGCTGTGGTTTCGTACCCTCTCAGGCCCGTATTGCCTGACAGAGCCTGTTCGAATGCTCAATGACAAGGAAAGTCCTTTTACCCTGACCCTGACCGACAGCGGCCTGAGCCTGCCGGTGCTGCGTTTTCAAGGCGAAGAAGCGCTCAACCAGCCTTACCGTTTCGACATCGAACTGATCGGCCTCGCGCCCGCCATGGCGCCGGGTACATTCCTGCACCAACCGGCCTTTTTGCGTCTGGACGATCATCATGGGGTTCACGGCATGATCGACAGTGCCAGTTGCGAACATCGCGGCACGCACCGGATCGGCTATCGACTGACCTTGGTGCCTCGTCTGCAAAGGCTGGCCCAACCGGGCAAGCGGCGGGTGTTTGTGCACCTGAGCGTGCCGCAGATTCTCCAACAATTGCTCACGGAAAATGCCCTGCCCATTAATGGTTACCGGATTGAAATGACCGTCGGTCAATACCCGGCCCGGCCGTTTTGCATCCAGTACGAAGAAAGCGATCTGGCGCTGCTGGACAGGCTTTGTGAAGAAGAAGGCATTCACTATCACTTCGAACACCGGGTCGACGGTCACGTTGTCGTGTTTGCCGATGACAGCCTGAGCCTGCCGCAAATGCCGGCGCTGCTGCCGTTCAAAGTGTGCGAGCAAACACCGTCACCCTGCGTCAGTGCGCTGTTTCAGCACCATCACGCCGCGCCCATCGCCACGCTGCATACCGTGCGCAATCGAGGGCAGCAGACAAGCCGTGACGATGCCGCCAACCACGGCACGGCGACCGCCCTGCCGCCAATACCCTCCCTCGAACAACGTCACCACGAACAACGCAGCCGTCGACATCTGGAGAGGCAACGCGGTCAGCATCGGACGATCAACGGCCGCAGTGACCGGGTCGGTTTGCTCAGTGGGCACCTGCTACAAGTGTCGGCGCATCCGGTCAGCCACTTCAATGAACAATGGCGGCTCACCGCCCTGCGCCATCACGGGCAGCATCCGTCGATTCTTGACCCTGGCCCAAACGTCCATCGTTACCACAACGACTTCAGCGCCCAGCCCTGGTCATCCGACTTTCGCCCGGCGCTCAGACAACCCCGGCCCAGCGTCGCCGGCTATCACCTGGCCCGGGTGCTCGGGCCTGCCGGGCAACCGGCGCAACTCGATGACCAGGGCCGAGTCGCCGTGCGCCTGTGGCCGTCGGATACCGAGCACACGCTTGATCACCACGCGATCTGGCTGCCCATCGCCATGACCCGGACCCATCGCCGAATCGCACAGGACGAATTGCCCTGCACCGGCAGCGAAGTGTGGGTGAGTTTCCTCGACAGCGATCCAGACCGACCGATTCTGTGCCTGGGCAACTCACGCAACCCTACGCCTCGCGAGCCACCGCCCGCGCGCGACAACAGCTTATTGCTGGACTGGCTGTTCAATAGCGACGCCCGCTGATCCAGCCTGCGGCTGCTCCTGCATCAGTCAGCAGTGCTTCAGGCTTTGTCAGCCTTGCCCGCCGCTGCGGCGAATTTCGCCAGACGCACATCCAGGTGCCGAGGTCGCCGCCCATGATCCTCGGCGCGCTCCTTGCGGCGGATGGCGTTGCGCACCATCAACGAGCCGAGGTAGCGGATCGGCTCCGGCGGGAAATACCCCAGCGGCCCGTTGACCAGCGGCGAGCGCGTCCACGGGTTGTCGAGACCTTGCACCAGGGCGGCAAGAATCTGCCCGCCCATGTGGCACGGGCCGACGCCGCTGCCCGAATAACCGAAACCGTAAAACACATTGCCCGCGCTGCTCATCTGGCCGAAGAACGGTAATCCGGTGACTGAGCGATCCGACGGGCCATTCCAGGTGGCATCGACTTTCACATCGGCAAAGGCCGGGAAGAAGTCCGCCAGGCTGCTTTTGAGCAGGCCGGCGTACGGCGACGGCTGATCGAACACCGGCAGCATGCGCCCACCAAACGCGAAGGTATTGCCGCCCTTGCCGAGCATGATCCGACCGTCCGGGGTGTTGTGGTAGTAGTGCACGAAAATCCGCGAATCGAGCACGGTGACACCGCTGGTCAGGCCGATTTCCTGCAACAGATCCGGGCGCGGCTCGGTGATCAGCATGTCGCTGGAAACGATTGCCACGCTGCGTTCGAACTGCGGGAAGGCACGGGCCATCCACGCATTCATCGCCAGCACTACTCGATCGGCAACGATGCTGCCGTTCGGCGTCTGCAGGCGCGCAGGACGGCCCTCCTCCAGCCCGGTCATCGCGGTGCTTTCGTGGATCTTCACGCCCAGCTGCAGCGCCACCCGACGCAAGCCGCGCACCAGTTTGCCGGGTTGCACACTGGCCGCTGCCGGCGAAAACCAGCCCTCCAGATGCTTGCCTGAACCGGCCATGCGCTGCACATCGGCGAGCGGACGCTGGGTGAACGAGTTGATGCCATTGCGTTCCAGTGCGGCGATGACGGCGTCGGTCGAGCCGACCTGCGCGCGATTGGTCGCGGTGTACAGCGTGCCATCGAGCCGGTAATCGGCATCGACGCCGTACTGCTCACAGAACTCGCCGATCGCGTGAATGCTGCGTTCCGATTCCTTGACCAGACGCACCGCCTCCTCAACACCAAACAAGCGCTCAAGGGTGAAATATTTTGCCGACCATGACAGCGCACAACCGCCATTACGCCCACTGGCGCCGGCGCCGCAAATGTCCGCTTCGATCAACAACACATCGAGTTCGGGGTTCTGCTGCTTGAGCATGATTGCCGTCCACAACCCGGTATAGCCGCCGCCGACAATGCACACATCGGTGCGGACCTCGCCCTGCAACGGCGGGCAGGGTTCAGACGTATCGGCCTGCAAGGCCTGCTCCAGCCAAAACGGTCTCATGGGGTTTCTCCAGTCAGTTGGCCACGTCACAGCTTGCCGCGAGCGTCGCAGCAAGCCGCGAGGCACAGGGTTTCAGGAACGCAGGGGTTTGATCGTCAGCGGGCAATTGGGGATTGAGGCACGCGGTTCCATCACGCCGACCGGGCGGCTGTTCCAGTGC comes from Pseudomonas sp. RU47 and encodes:
- a CDS encoding FAD-dependent oxidoreductase encodes the protein MRPFWLEQALQADTSEPCPPLQGEVRTDVCIVGGGYTGLWTAIMLKQQNPELDVLLIEADICGAGASGRNGGCALSWSAKYFTLERLFGVEEAVRLVKESERSIHAIGEFCEQYGVDADYRLDGTLYTATNRAQVGSTDAVIAALERNGINSFTQRPLADVQRMAGSGKHLEGWFSPAAASVQPGKLVRGLRRVALQLGVKIHESTAMTGLEEGRPARLQTPNGSIVADRVVLAMNAWMARAFPQFERSVAIVSSDMLITEPRPDLLQEIGLTSGVTVLDSRIFVHYYHNTPDGRIMLGKGGNTFAFGGRMLPVFDQPSPYAGLLKSSLADFFPAFADVKVDATWNGPSDRSVTGLPFFGQMSSAGNVFYGFGYSGSGVGPCHMGGQILAALVQGLDNPWTRSPLVNGPLGYFPPEPIRYLGSLMVRNAIRRKERAEDHGRRPRHLDVRLAKFAAAAGKADKA
- the zapE gene encoding cell division protein ZapE, which translates into the protein MPAQPPKRSRLTQRWPALRRWFGKGLPASAGHDASAQSIRDYFRHKASAQGYTLSHSQQHVIDCMAQQASLLFGASSRTAPSLYLFGAVGRGKSWLLDGFFHALPITQKRRLHFHQFFAQLHQGMFSHRAQDDALEVTLDELLEDCRVLCFDEFHVHDIGDAMLITRLFKALFKRRILLLVTSNYAPEGLLPNPLYHARFKPVIELINAHMQVMEVGGPHDYRSHTRHSAQQIFTQGHYVWPATPAQRAALELPPADAPAIRLAVGTRQFQARLCDARRVGFTFSDLCEQPTAVMDYLELCRRFDRWIIDDLPELGECSIAAQQRFINLIDVLYDQDKHLTLLGRLPLRESLDGHAIDLARTRSRLGQLQEIHDND
- a CDS encoding YebC/PmpR family DNA-binding transcriptional regulator, producing the protein MGAQWKVKHKEAAANAKGKIFGKLVKEITIAARNGADTTTNAHLRLVVEQAKKASMPKETLDRAIKKGAGLLGETVQYHRVTYEGFAPHQVPLIVECVTDNINRTVAEIRVAFRKGQLGASGSVAWDFNHVGMIEASPDSPDADPEMAAIEAGAQDFEPGEDGATLFLTDPTDLDSVQKALPEQGFTVLSAKLGYQPKNPVSGLSDEQMAEVEAFLEGLDNHDDVQDMFVGLAG
- a CDS encoding Csu type fimbrial protein yields the protein MRRHGCAALLLLCAGSAPLPLTAATSQSFQVSATVTAGCLVVGGVSNYGGLNFGSRSALATGTVQVALTGGVQLQCTPGVTLNMSVDGGQYNNSGRHMQVNSGSARVAYALFRDAAYSQSLGIGQSVAVAYSDANNISLPIYGQVQLPGNQPGGTYSDVLQVQLSW
- a CDS encoding Csu type fimbrial protein, encoding MTGKLWMVVVAGTLVLLADDAQAAMSGQINARLILIAGCEVTNNASPASPVSNLGTLDFGLQGPTWNAPIKASLDGDSSGKLNVACNPSVTGFTVTIDGGTHGDGNTRRLSNGRQTIPYQLFVDPSGARSYSIGQQHNFAVTSAAQIPIPVFGSVVANTRAVPAGVYTDTLTVTLDW
- a CDS encoding fimbrial biogenesis chaperone is translated as MQCYTSGRSLGVCAIAALLMLGMNSVNAASSVLIWPIDPVLEADQQASALWLENRGSETANLQIRVFGWSQSGFAEQYQNQRDVIGSPPVAKIEPGQKQLVRLTRTKEVPPGQELAYRIIIDEIPSAQPASADGGKTAAAIRFQMRYSVPLFAYGAGLWSKEDSTRARDPKGVGLPQLSWRTVAVDGKPYVEVRNQGAVHARLTDVAIKQAGQSKPLAEGLLGYVLPGAVMRWPAPAALSNESALQVRVNGAAQVQSITPAK
- a CDS encoding Csu type fimbrial protein, with the protein product MGLLGVLVAPVYAADLQVEVRVDVQRGCQLIGQQRGAGIEQLGVLDFGSTARLDDPSGPLGAALTNQRLPRLECNPDTPYQMRVDGGLHGGVGEVRYMAGSTGSKPIPYRLYQDAARRVPLVVDVPVSGRVPDSGTVELPLYARIEPLAEVPQVSRYSDLVKVTVTW
- a CDS encoding Csu type fimbrial protein; translation: MRTFASRIGLSLFGLALVSSVNAATTVTGQITSSLILISSCQVNGAGGSTGLNFGALNFGTANSLFTTATGQVLGGGGGALSILCSSGTTPTVKVRAGSHDGMSPGGTRALYDGVANYVPYDLYTDAGHSQLLAIDGTINLAASTGVAQTVNLYGQAVGKAGLPAGTYTDTVAVELTF
- a CDS encoding leucine-rich repeat-containing protein kinase family protein is translated as MHTLAQLRAGELSGITRLDLSCGLTEFPREIFDLADTLEILNLSGNALSSLPDDLHRLTRLRVLFCSDNPFTELPACLGQCAALTMIGFRANRIVNVPGAALPPQLRWLILTDNCIEHLPNELGERPALQKLMLSGNRLQTLPSSLSNSHRLELLRISANRLTELPQWLLALPSLSWLAYAGNPLETEADAAALQATAQIPWSALRLEQRLGEGASGVISRASWQRDDGSVTPVAVKLYKGEMTSDGSPLHEMNACITAGLHPNLIRIEGRISDHPQGQQGLVMQLIDPSFSNLADLPSLASCSRDVYADDCRFGADVALNIAKGIASAADHLHQQGITHGDLYGHNILLNERGDCLLGDFGGASFHAVADTVETRALQRIEVRAFGILLGELLARIDSGLSDERRRALEELERRCCQADVLARPGFAEVMKQLEDL
- a CDS encoding type VI secretion system Vgr family protein translates to MLNDKESPFTLTLTDSGLSLPVLRFQGEEALNQPYRFDIELIGLAPAMAPGTFLHQPAFLRLDDHHGVHGMIDSASCEHRGTHRIGYRLTLVPRLQRLAQPGKRRVFVHLSVPQILQQLLTENALPINGYRIEMTVGQYPARPFCIQYEESDLALLDRLCEEEGIHYHFEHRVDGHVVVFADDSLSLPQMPALLPFKVCEQTPSPCVSALFQHHHAAPIATLHTVRNRGQQTSRDDAANHGTATALPPIPSLEQRHHEQRSRRHLERQRGQHRTINGRSDRVGLLSGHLLQVSAHPVSHFNEQWRLTALRHHGQHPSILDPGPNVHRYHNDFSAQPWSSDFRPALRQPRPSVAGYHLARVLGPAGQPAQLDDQGRVAVRLWPSDTEHTLDHHAIWLPIAMTRTHRRIAQDELPCTGSEVWVSFLDSDPDRPILCLGNSRNPTPREPPPARDNSLLLDWLFNSDAR